Genomic segment of Longimicrobium sp.:
TGCCCCCCGAGTACACGCGCTTCAGCTTCAGGCGCTTGGCCAGGTTGATGGGCCCGTACAGGCGCCGCTGGCGCAGCCAGTCGCCGCCGACGGTGGCCGCGCGGGCCAGCAGGGGAAAGCGCGGGAGCGACGCGGCGTTCACCCGCTCGCGGGCGGTGGCCGGCAGCGGAAGGGGCGCCAGGGCGGCGAACGCGTACACCTGCTCCAGCACCCGCTCGGGGTGCGCGGCGATGTCGTCGTGAAGCACGGCCAGCACCCGCTCCCGCCCGAACTCGCGGAACCAGCGGGGAAGGTGCGTACCGTAGCGGCTCCCCTCCAGGATGGAGGGCATGGCCTCGACGGCCGCGGCGAACGACCCCGCCACCCGCCCCTTCTTGAGGTGGTGCAGGTACAGCGAAAAGGTGCGCTCGGCCGGGTGCCGCAGGTTGGCGACCACCAGGGCGCCGGGGCTGTGCTCGCGGACGCGCCGGGCCGCCTCGGGGTGCTCCAGGTAGGTGGGGCCCACCTCGGCCAGCCGCTGCCCGGGACGCGCGTGCCGGAAGTGCGACGCGTACCACGCTTCGCCATTGCCGAAGCGGAGGTCGAAGAAGAACGTTTCCTTGACGCCCTGGGGAAAGCACAGGTCCGGGTGCCCGCGCAGGCACTCGTACAGCCAGGTGGTGCCGGCTCGCTGCGGGCCGATTCCGACCAGGTCCAGTTTCATGGCGCGCCTCCCGCCCTGCTCCCACGCCTCACCCGGCCTCCGCCGCGCGTTCGGCGAAGACGAACAGGGTGGGCTTCACGAAGTGCGGCGCGTGCCGCTGGTGCGCCACCCCGAACCGGTACAGCAGGCGCGAAAACCCGAAGTGGGCGGGCTCGGCCTGGTACCCGTACACGT
This window contains:
- a CDS encoding sulfotransferase, translating into MKLDLVGIGPQRAGTTWLYECLRGHPDLCFPQGVKETFFFDLRFGNGEAWYASHFRHARPGQRLAEVGPTYLEHPEAARRVREHSPGALVVANLRHPAERTFSLYLHHLKKGRVAGSFAAAVEAMPSILEGSRYGTHLPRWFREFGRERVLAVLHDDIAAHPERVLEQVYAFAALAPLPLPATARERVNAASLPRFPLLARAATVGGDWLRQRRLYGPINLAKRLKLKRVYSGG